A portion of the Candidatus Binatia bacterium genome contains these proteins:
- a CDS encoding TAXI family TRAP transporter solute-binding subunit, whose protein sequence is MKRVVFFLATALISFVVAPAYAQKVERITMAGGPPSGVFGIFATGIGTYLSKSVPGLDVSVTATGGSVENTRRVNGGDAEMGLSFASDVHEAYHGLEQFKDKPLTNFRAIGLVVFGVAHLITYADSGIKTVTDLAGKRVAIGSPGSGTYANAERVFRTLGVWDKITRIPLLGAQAGEAMADGKADAFFWTGPEPDRVTMEAATKKPVRAIDIYTPAMKTDFFKQYPYFARYVFPANSYKGITEETSTVGVPVIWYANKDVSPALIQKMAAAAYGKEGNAHMINVHAGSKDMTPPKALQGVTFPLHKGAEEHWKAAGIQIPEAIRSK, encoded by the coding sequence ATGAAACGCGTCGTCTTTTTTCTCGCAACTGCATTGATCTCTTTTGTGGTAGCACCCGCCTACGCCCAAAAGGTGGAGCGCATCACGATGGCCGGAGGTCCGCCGTCGGGAGTGTTCGGCATCTTCGCCACCGGCATCGGGACTTATCTTTCGAAGAGCGTCCCAGGGCTGGACGTGTCGGTGACCGCGACCGGAGGATCGGTGGAGAATACCCGGCGCGTCAACGGCGGAGACGCCGAGATGGGCCTTTCTTTCGCTTCGGACGTGCATGAGGCTTACCACGGTCTGGAACAATTCAAGGACAAGCCTTTGACCAATTTTCGGGCGATCGGGCTCGTTGTTTTCGGCGTCGCCCATTTAATCACCTACGCGGACAGCGGGATTAAAACGGTGACCGACCTCGCCGGCAAGCGCGTCGCCATAGGATCGCCCGGGTCGGGAACCTACGCCAACGCCGAGCGCGTTTTTCGCACTTTGGGAGTTTGGGACAAGATCACCCGCATTCCGCTTCTGGGCGCGCAAGCCGGCGAGGCGATGGCCGACGGCAAAGCGGACGCTTTTTTCTGGACCGGTCCCGAGCCGGACCGCGTGACGATGGAAGCGGCAACCAAGAAGCCGGTGCGCGCCATCGATATCTACACGCCCGCAATGAAGACCGACTTCTTCAAACAGTATCCTTACTTCGCGCGCTACGTTTTCCCGGCCAACTCGTACAAAGGAATTACCGAAGAGACTTCGACCGTGGGCGTCCCCGTGATCTGGTACGCCAATAAGGACGTGTCGCCCGCCTTGATTCAAAAAATGGCGGCGGCTGCATACGGCAAGGAAGGAAACGCGCACATGATCAACGTCCATGCCGGCTCGAAGGACATGACGCCGCCAAAGGCGCTACAGGGTGTGACGTTCCCGCTGCACAAAGGCGCCGAGGAGCACTGGAAAGCCGCCGGCATCCAGATTCCGGAAGCGATCCGCTCGAAGTAG
- a CDS encoding dihydrolipoamide acetyltransferase family protein — MAIEVIMPALGMAQEKGTLVNWLKAEGDSVEKGEPLMEVETDKAAVEIEAPASGILANVTAHPGDEIPVGQKIAVILSPGETGSTKRQAIPALHEHPLPRPPPEGEGRGEGRPAKSRSTPSAKPAEGGGKVPASPAAKRIAKEKNINLASLKGSGPDGSVVAEDVLRAGGARAKTSAPAGPPRVKETIQPTAMRRIVGERMSKSKQSAPHFYLGIDVDMTAVEQRRSELKKRGEKVVPSINDFILSAAARTLRDFPSLNSAYTEKGIQIFADVNIGVAVALEEGLVVPVIRSADRLSLTEMAKQSRELAEKAQKKKLFPLDYEGGTFTVSNLGMLGVDSFIAIINPPQCAILAVGRVAPRAVPQGDKIVARSMMTMTLSADHRIVDGAIAARFLSEVKRLLEKPEF, encoded by the coding sequence ATGGCCATCGAAGTCATCATGCCTGCGCTGGGCATGGCGCAGGAAAAGGGAACTCTAGTCAACTGGCTCAAGGCCGAGGGCGACTCGGTCGAGAAGGGCGAGCCGCTGATGGAGGTCGAGACCGACAAGGCCGCCGTCGAGATCGAAGCGCCGGCGTCCGGAATACTCGCCAACGTCACCGCACACCCCGGAGACGAAATCCCCGTCGGGCAAAAGATCGCTGTGATTCTCTCTCCTGGCGAGACTGGGTCCACAAAGCGACAGGCGATACCCGCACTTCATGAGCACCCTCTCCCTCGCCCTCCCCCTGAGGGAGAGGGAAGGGGTGAGGGACGTCCTGCGAAGTCGAGATCAACACCGTCAGCAAAACCCGCCGAAGGTGGCGGCAAGGTTCCTGCATCGCCTGCAGCCAAACGAATCGCCAAAGAAAAAAATATCAATCTCGCATCGTTAAAGGGAAGCGGGCCCGACGGCAGCGTCGTTGCCGAAGACGTGCTCCGCGCCGGTGGAGCGCGGGCGAAAACGTCCGCTCCAGCCGGACCTCCGCGCGTAAAAGAAACCATTCAACCGACGGCGATGCGCCGGATCGTCGGCGAACGGATGAGCAAGAGCAAGCAGAGCGCGCCGCATTTTTACCTCGGCATAGACGTGGACATGACGGCTGTGGAACAGAGAAGGAGCGAGTTGAAAAAACGAGGAGAGAAGGTCGTCCCGTCGATCAACGATTTCATTCTTTCGGCCGCAGCCCGCACGCTAAGAGATTTTCCGTCGCTCAACTCCGCTTACACTGAGAAGGGCATCCAGATATTTGCCGACGTCAACATCGGCGTGGCAGTGGCCTTGGAAGAAGGGCTCGTGGTTCCCGTCATCCGCAGTGCTGATCGTCTCTCACTCACGGAAATGGCGAAGCAGAGCAGGGAGTTGGCCGAGAAGGCGCAGAAGAAAAAACTCTTTCCGCTCGACTACGAGGGCGGCACCTTCACCGTCTCCAACCTCGGCATGCTTGGCGTCGATAGCTTCATCGCGATCATCAACCCGCCGCAATGCGCAATTCTCGCCGTCGGCCGCGTCGCTCCGCGCGCGGTGCCGCAAGGAGATAAGATCGTAGCCCGCTCGATGATGACAATGACGCTCTCCGCCGACCACCGCATCGTCGACGGCGCCATCGCCGCCCGGTTTCTTTCCGAGGTAAAAAGACTGTTGGAAAAGCCCGAGTTTTAG